A portion of the Gottschalkia purinilytica genome contains these proteins:
- a CDS encoding DMT family transporter produces the protein MKNKRLLGHLMAFTTILVWGTTFTSTKVLLRNLSPIEILFYRFLIAYLALLLIYPKFNKINNIKEELLFLSLGASGVTLYFLAENTALKYTLASNVGLLLAALPIITAILAHIFINDEKFHKKLLVGFIFAVLGVFLVLFNERLVLNVNPIGDILAIIAAVIFSVYSILLRKVDINYSHIYVTRKVFFYGLMFMVPVLLISDFQFRISWVKDLNILSNMLFLGLIASAVCYVMWNKSISIIGVVKTSTYVYLSPVITMIASSLILKEKVTLIAISGMLLILLGVCVSEHGDKLFKNKNKVKYKSQKLS, from the coding sequence ATGAAAAATAAACGATTATTAGGACACTTAATGGCTTTTACAACTATATTAGTATGGGGAACAACATTTACTTCAACAAAGGTTTTACTTAGAAATCTTAGTCCTATAGAAATACTATTTTATAGATTTTTAATAGCATACTTAGCTTTATTGTTGATTTATCCTAAATTTAATAAAATAAATAATATAAAAGAGGAACTACTATTTTTATCATTAGGAGCAAGTGGTGTAACATTATATTTTCTAGCTGAAAATACTGCTTTAAAGTATACCTTAGCATCAAATGTTGGATTATTACTAGCAGCATTACCTATAATAACTGCAATTCTTGCTCATATTTTTATTAATGATGAAAAGTTTCATAAGAAACTGTTAGTCGGATTTATTTTTGCAGTTCTAGGTGTATTTTTAGTTTTATTTAATGAAAGATTGGTTCTAAATGTAAATCCAATAGGAGATATATTAGCAATAATTGCAGCAGTTATTTTTTCTGTATATTCAATTTTGTTGAGAAAAGTTGATATCAATTATAGCCATATATATGTTACTAGAAAAGTATTTTTTTATGGATTAATGTTTATGGTACCTGTACTCTTAATAAGCGATTTTCAATTTAGAATTAGCTGGGTTAAAGATCTAAATATATTATCTAATATGTTATTTTTAGGATTAATAGCTTCTGCTGTGTGTTATGTTATGTGGAACAAATCTATTAGTATAATAGGTGTGGTAAAAACAAGTACTTATGTTTATCTTTCACCAGTCATCACTATGATAGCGTCATCATTAATTCTTAAAGAAAAAGTAACCTTAATAGCTATTTCAGGGATGTTACTTATATTATTAGGAGTATGTGTTTCAGAGCATGGGGATAAGTTATTTAAAAATAAGAATAAAGTTAAATATAAATCACAAAAGCTTTCTTAG
- a CDS encoding lactate utilization protein produces the protein MDNNVLWYIDKQIERTISNLKKRNMEGYYVKDEKEIIEKLKELIPENSIVGVGDSMTLFEAGVIDFLRKGNYKFLDKYKEGITSEEKKNIYLQNFSSDTFLCSTNALTENGELYNIDGNGSRVAPMIYGPKQVIIVAGINKIVRDIEEAEKRVRNYAAPIDAKRLNKDTPCTKLGQCVDCKSPNRICNDFVTITGQFVKGRIKIIIVGKQLGY, from the coding sequence TTGGATAACAATGTCTTATGGTATATAGATAAGCAGATTGAAAGAACTATCAGTAATCTTAAAAAACGTAATATGGAAGGTTACTATGTTAAGGATGAGAAAGAAATAATAGAAAAGTTAAAAGAGCTTATACCAGAAAATTCTATAGTTGGTGTAGGAGACTCTATGACGTTATTTGAAGCTGGTGTTATAGATTTTCTTAGAAAGGGTAATTATAAATTTTTAGATAAATATAAAGAGGGTATCACAAGTGAAGAAAAGAAAAATATATATTTGCAAAATTTTTCTTCTGATACTTTTCTATGTAGTACAAATGCATTAACTGAAAATGGAGAATTATATAATATTGATGGAAATGGAAGCAGAGTAGCCCCTATGATATATGGGCCTAAGCAAGTGATTATAGTAGCTGGAATAAATAAAATAGTTAGAGATATAGAAGAAGCTGAGAAAAGAGTTAGAAATTATGCTGCCCCTATAGATGCTAAAAGATTAAATAAAGATACACCCTGTACTAAATTAGGACAATGCGTAGACTGTAAGAGTCCAAATAGAATATGTAATGATTTTGTGACCATTACAGGACAATTTGTTAAAGGAAGAATAAAAATAATCATCGTAGGAAAGCAGTTAGGATATTAA
- a CDS encoding NADP-dependent isocitrate dehydrogenase, with product MVDKIKMNLPIVEMDGDEMTRIIWKMIKDTLLEPYIDLKTEYYDLGLQKRDETDDQITVDAANAIKKYGVGVKCATITPNADRVKEYNLKNMWKSPNGTIRAILDGTVFRTPIIVDSIKPYVKTWKKPITVARHAYGDIYKDVECRIEGPAKVELVATYENGEVSRQTIHEFKGPGVTLGMHNLDKSIESFARACFNYSLDIKQDLWFASKDTISKTYDHRFKDIFQEIYDSEYKEKFEAAGISYFYTLIDDAIARVVKSEGGMVWACKNYDGDVMSDLVATAFGSLAMMTSVLVSPEGYYEFEAAHGTVQRHYYKHLEGETTSTNSMATIFAWTGALRKRGELDNISELVEFANKLEASCIRTIEEGVMTKDLASISEVQDKKIVNTEEFLTEVKKRLDETL from the coding sequence ATGGTTGATAAAATTAAGATGAACTTGCCAATCGTAGAGATGGATGGCGACGAAATGACTAGAATAATATGGAAAATGATTAAAGATACACTTTTAGAGCCATATATAGATTTAAAAACAGAGTATTATGATCTTGGATTACAAAAAAGAGATGAAACAGATGACCAAATTACTGTAGATGCAGCTAATGCAATAAAAAAATATGGTGTTGGTGTAAAATGTGCTACTATAACTCCAAATGCTGATAGAGTTAAAGAATATAACTTAAAGAACATGTGGAAAAGTCCTAACGGAACAATCAGAGCGATTTTAGATGGTACTGTATTCCGTACACCTATTATAGTTGATAGTATAAAGCCTTATGTGAAAACTTGGAAAAAACCTATTACAGTTGCAAGACATGCATATGGAGATATATACAAAGATGTAGAATGTCGTATAGAAGGACCTGCTAAAGTAGAGCTTGTAGCTACTTATGAAAATGGAGAAGTTTCAAGACAAACTATACATGAATTTAAAGGACCTGGTGTTACATTAGGTATGCATAACCTAGATAAGTCTATTGAAAGTTTTGCTAGAGCTTGTTTTAACTATTCACTCGATATTAAACAAGACTTATGGTTTGCTTCAAAAGATACTATTTCTAAAACTTATGATCATAGATTTAAAGACATATTCCAAGAAATATATGATAGTGAGTACAAAGAAAAGTTTGAGGCTGCTGGAATATCTTACTTCTATACACTAATAGATGATGCAATAGCTCGTGTTGTGAAATCAGAAGGTGGAATGGTTTGGGCTTGCAAAAACTATGATGGTGATGTAATGTCTGACTTAGTTGCTACAGCTTTTGGAAGCTTAGCAATGATGACATCTGTACTTGTTTCACCAGAAGGATACTATGAATTTGAAGCAGCTCATGGAACAGTTCAACGTCACTATTACAAACATCTTGAAGGAGAAACTACATCAACTAACTCAATGGCTACTATCTTTGCATGGACAGGAGCTTTAAGAAAAAGAGGAGAACTTGACAATATCAGTGAATTAGTTGAATTTGCAAATAAACTTGAAGCTTCATGTATAAGAACTATAGAAGAAGGGGTTATGACAAAAGACCTTGCATCTATTTCAGAAGTTCAAGATAAGAAAATCGTAAACACTGAAGAATTTTTAACTGAAGTTAAAAAGAGATTAGACGAAACTCTTTAA
- a CDS encoding spore coat protein encodes MYYYDHFYYQNEIPADNKFYVLDSKQGDVNGDGILDDVFLIGTRPYGTESPFRDNITLVIQDGKKGRYIRVRLESNAGYNPTIFLGDFTGDKVDDILISIDSGGSGAIGYYYVYSALNNQPKKIFDYEKFNEEYKYEVNYRNNYKVEVVSKNLNKRYIIDIRYKGKEYLSEIYDANGKLKEPIKGDVMALSGLYPIDFERDGTYELYAIQRIIGRYNADGLGYVQTSLKWNGSRFIPFSQNVAIFG; translated from the coding sequence ATGTACTACTATGACCATTTTTATTATCAAAATGAAATACCAGCTGATAATAAGTTCTATGTATTAGATTCCAAACAAGGAGATGTAAATGGAGATGGAATATTAGATGATGTTTTTCTAATAGGAACTAGACCTTATGGAACAGAAAGTCCTTTTAGAGATAATATAACCTTAGTTATTCAAGATGGTAAGAAAGGTAGATATATAAGAGTACGATTAGAATCAAATGCAGGATATAATCCAACTATATTTTTAGGAGATTTTACAGGGGATAAAGTAGATGATATATTAATTAGTATTGATTCAGGAGGCAGTGGTGCTATTGGCTATTACTATGTATATTCAGCCTTAAATAATCAACCTAAAAAGATATTTGATTACGAAAAGTTTAATGAAGAATATAAGTATGAAGTGAATTATAGAAATAATTATAAAGTAGAGGTAGTAAGTAAAAATTTAAATAAAAGATATATTATAGATATTAGATATAAAGGTAAAGAATACTTATCAGAAATATATGATGCAAATGGAAAATTAAAAGAACCTATTAAAGGAGATGTAATGGCTTTAAGTGGATTATATCCTATTGATTTTGAAAGAGATGGTACTTATGAGTTATATGCAATACAAAGAATCATAGGAAGATATAATGCTGATGGATTAGGATATGTTCAAACTTCGTTAAAGTGGAATGGTTCTAGATTTATTCCTTTCTCACAGAATGTAGCCATATTTGGATAA
- a CDS encoding endonuclease MutS2: MNEKSIEILEYNKIKEQLKGFALSDIAKERIDRLEPSVDIKVIEKDMKETSEARAIIDITSSIPINSLKGIKQIKEKLEKGAILSPEDLESVSDLLREIERLKRFMKDKEYNAPTITTFARSTYELYTIREEIDRCILRGRVDDRASSKLSKVRKRINILEDRIKSKLDGILKNESYKGYMQDHLVSQRGGRYVIPVKSEYKRQVDGEIHDKSQTGSTLFIEPKEIKKIQDELNICKIEEEKEVYKILSYLTDILFNNKKELNINIEAMAYYDFIFAKGKYSKSIDGEEVSFNNRNYINIKRGRHPLIGKEAVPLDFTVGENYQGVIITGPNTGGKTVALKTVGLLTMMAQSGLHVPVDKESEFGVFIDVLVDIGDGQSIEHSLSTFSSHIKNIINILHCADKHTLVIMDEVGSGTDPAEGMGIATAILEKLYDKGATICATTHYSEIKYFAQDHPGFINGSMAFDIETLRPLYKLNIGKAGESNAFLIALRLGMSKDIIEKAHQVTYKEYKDYSNYEYKKDESKETLDKDIVKSHKEQKVKFKEAKERSKISEGLNKTSEFAIGDSVYVSSMKKTGVVCELENSKGEYTVMIMNKKLKINKKRLSLHIKKEELYPEDYDLDVVLKSKEYRKKDKMMKKKHVKGVVIDVDNEN; the protein is encoded by the coding sequence TTGAATGAAAAATCTATAGAAATATTAGAATACAATAAAATAAAAGAACAACTTAAAGGATTTGCATTATCAGATATAGCGAAGGAAAGAATAGACAGACTTGAACCATCAGTAGACATAAAAGTAATTGAAAAAGATATGAAAGAAACTAGTGAAGCAAGAGCTATTATAGATATAACTTCTAGTATTCCAATCAATAGCTTGAAAGGAATAAAGCAAATTAAAGAAAAATTAGAAAAAGGAGCTATATTATCTCCAGAAGATTTAGAGTCAGTGTCAGACCTTTTAAGAGAAATTGAAAGACTAAAAAGGTTTATGAAAGATAAAGAATACAATGCTCCAACTATAACTACTTTTGCTCGTTCCACTTATGAACTTTATACAATAAGAGAAGAAATCGATAGATGTATTTTAAGAGGAAGAGTAGATGATAGAGCAAGTTCAAAACTTTCTAAAGTAAGAAAAAGAATAAATATATTAGAAGACAGAATAAAAAGTAAACTAGATGGTATTTTAAAAAATGAAAGTTATAAGGGATATATGCAAGATCATCTTGTAAGTCAAAGAGGTGGAAGGTATGTAATACCAGTAAAAAGTGAATATAAAAGACAGGTAGATGGAGAGATTCATGATAAGTCTCAAACAGGATCAACATTGTTTATTGAGCCTAAAGAAATAAAGAAAATTCAAGATGAACTTAATATATGCAAAATAGAAGAAGAAAAAGAAGTATATAAAATATTATCTTATTTAACTGATATTTTGTTTAATAATAAAAAAGAACTAAATATTAATATTGAAGCTATGGCATACTACGATTTTATATTTGCTAAAGGTAAATATAGTAAATCAATAGATGGAGAAGAAGTTTCTTTTAATAATAGAAACTATATAAATATAAAAAGAGGAAGACATCCACTAATAGGTAAAGAAGCAGTACCACTAGACTTTACTGTAGGAGAAAATTATCAAGGAGTAATAATTACAGGTCCAAATACAGGAGGAAAAACAGTAGCACTTAAAACAGTTGGATTACTCACGATGATGGCTCAGTCAGGACTCCATGTACCAGTAGATAAAGAAAGTGAGTTCGGAGTATTTATTGATGTTTTAGTTGATATAGGAGATGGGCAAAGTATAGAACATAGTTTAAGTACATTCTCATCCCATATAAAAAATATTATTAATATATTACACTGTGCTGATAAACATACTTTAGTTATAATGGACGAAGTAGGTTCAGGAACAGATCCAGCAGAAGGAATGGGAATTGCTACAGCTATACTTGAAAAACTCTATGATAAAGGAGCTACAATCTGTGCAACAACTCATTATAGTGAGATAAAATATTTTGCACAAGATCATCCAGGATTTATAAATGGATCTATGGCTTTCGATATAGAAACTTTAAGACCTCTTTATAAGCTTAATATAGGAAAAGCTGGTGAAAGTAATGCTTTTCTAATCGCATTAAGACTAGGAATGAGTAAGGATATAATAGAAAAAGCTCACCAAGTAACTTATAAAGAATATAAAGATTATTCAAATTATGAATATAAAAAGGATGAAAGCAAAGAGACTTTAGATAAAGATATTGTTAAATCTCATAAAGAGCAAAAAGTAAAGTTTAAAGAGGCTAAAGAGCGAAGTAAAATATCAGAAGGATTAAATAAGACTTCCGAATTTGCTATAGGAGATAGTGTATATGTAAGTTCTATGAAAAAGACAGGTGTTGTTTGCGAACTTGAAAATTCAAAGGGAGAATACACTGTTATGATAATGAATAAAAAGCTTAAGATAAATAAAAAAAGACTTTCATTGCATATAAAGAAAGAAGAATTATATCCTGAGGATTATGATCTAGATGTAGTTCTTAAAAGTAAAGAGTATCGTAAGAAAGACAAAATGATGAAGAAGAAACATGTAAAAGGAGTAGTGATTGATGTAGATAATGAGAACTAG
- a CDS encoding acyltransferase: MIKIKENTTNKVLYYDFLRTFACFLVIVNHTVSFIFLSTKPSPTWYLSITYFFVSKAAVPIFVMLSGALLLRKDYTYKQLFSKKILRIILTIIVFSFTYQFIFVENFNLFNPIVFLGKIIKEPVTIPYWYLYMLLGLYIMTPMIRKMIKNFNYKDFIYFNVVFIIFSGIYPLVTLYFPTIQYSRFFTIPIFSTYIGYFILGYFIDNIKIPQKKYKKAMIILSVLFIFSLAIQVILTSREYYSHGQVILKLDNVGLATIMSLAIPMFFLFKHIFSNIVFSDRIQSILSSISSATFGIYLLHNMLIIRLDNVASFLNNNLNWLLACLVFQLLIFIACFIITKILQKIPLIKKLL; the protein is encoded by the coding sequence ATGATAAAAATTAAAGAAAACACTACAAACAAAGTACTTTATTATGATTTTCTAAGAACATTTGCCTGTTTTTTAGTAATAGTTAATCATACTGTCAGCTTTATATTTTTATCTACTAAACCATCACCTACTTGGTATTTATCGATAACATATTTTTTTGTAAGTAAAGCTGCTGTACCCATTTTTGTCATGCTTTCTGGAGCATTACTTTTAAGAAAGGATTACACTTATAAACAATTATTTTCCAAAAAAATACTTAGGATAATTCTTACTATTATTGTATTTTCTTTTACATATCAGTTTATCTTTGTAGAAAATTTTAATTTATTTAATCCTATAGTCTTTCTAGGAAAGATTATAAAAGAACCAGTAACTATTCCATACTGGTATTTGTACATGCTCTTAGGATTATATATTATGACACCTATGATTAGAAAAATGATTAAAAACTTTAATTATAAGGACTTTATATATTTTAATGTAGTATTTATTATATTTAGTGGAATATATCCTCTAGTAACATTATATTTTCCTACAATTCAATACTCACGCTTTTTCACTATACCAATTTTTTCAACTTATATCGGTTATTTTATACTTGGATACTTTATAGACAATATAAAGATACCTCAAAAAAAATATAAAAAAGCCATGATTATATTGAGCGTTTTATTTATATTTTCTTTAGCTATTCAAGTTATACTAACATCGAGAGAATACTATAGTCATGGTCAAGTTATATTAAAATTAGACAATGTTGGATTGGCTACAATTATGTCTTTAGCTATACCTATGTTCTTTTTATTTAAACACATTTTCTCTAATATAGTTTTTTCAGATAGAATACAAAGTATATTATCTAGTATTTCATCTGCTACATTTGGCATTTATCTCTTACACAATATGTTAATAATACGTTTGGATAATGTTGCATCGTTCCTAAACAATAACTTAAATTGGTTATTAGCGTGTTTAGTCTTTCAGCTACTAATTTTTATAGCCTGTTTTATAATTACGAAAATTTTACAGAAGATTCCTTTGATTAAAAAATTATTATAG
- a CDS encoding ornithine cyclodeaminase family protein — protein MLVLTAEDIKKVFSMNDAVQASKDALRMYTLGNVEIPLRVNIDVPKFNGQSLFMPGYAEEINSVGIKIVSVFPQNAKKGIPSVPAKMLLLDGETGDVVSIMDGTFLTQFRTGAVAGAGTDILSRKDSKTFALFGTGGQASSQLEAVLSVRKIETVKVFDINSEKAKEFVNDMQQKFSDYGVKILVADSSEDAIKDADIITTVTTAKSPVFDGRLVKKGTHINGIGSYTPEMQEIDEFILKNSQGIFLDTKEGVLSEAGDLITPMKKGIIDESDITGELGEVILERVSGRQSPQDITIFKSVGSAILDLVTAYRIYEKALELGVGTKIEI, from the coding sequence ATGTTAGTTTTAACAGCGGAAGATATTAAAAAAGTTTTTAGCATGAATGATGCAGTTCAGGCTTCAAAAGATGCATTAAGAATGTACACATTAGGAAATGTAGAGATACCTTTAAGAGTGAATATAGATGTTCCTAAATTTAATGGACAAAGTTTATTTATGCCAGGATATGCAGAAGAGATAAACTCTGTTGGTATAAAAATAGTTTCAGTATTTCCACAAAACGCAAAGAAAGGAATACCATCTGTTCCAGCTAAAATGTTACTATTAGATGGAGAAACAGGGGATGTGGTTTCTATAATGGATGGAACTTTTTTAACTCAGTTTAGAACAGGAGCAGTTGCAGGCGCCGGTACGGACATATTATCTAGAAAGGACTCAAAGACTTTTGCTCTATTTGGAACAGGGGGTCAAGCTTCCTCACAGCTAGAAGCTGTCTTGTCTGTAAGAAAAATTGAGACAGTTAAAGTATTCGATATTAACAGTGAAAAGGCTAAAGAATTTGTGAATGATATGCAACAAAAGTTTAGTGACTATGGAGTTAAAATACTAGTAGCAGATAGCTCAGAGGATGCAATTAAAGATGCAGATATAATAACTACAGTAACTACAGCAAAAAGCCCAGTATTTGATGGAAGGCTAGTAAAAAAAGGAACACATATAAATGGTATAGGTTCATATACTCCTGAGATGCAAGAAATAGATGAGTTTATTTTAAAGAATTCTCAAGGGATATTCTTGGATACTAAGGAGGGTGTACTTAGCGAAGCTGGAGATTTAATCACACCAATGAAAAAAGGAATTATAGATGAAAGTGATATTACAGGAGAGTTGGGAGAAGTAATATTAGAGAGAGTTTCAGGAAGACAGTCACCACAAGATATCACTATATTTAAGTCTGTAGGAAGTGCAATTTTGGACTTAGTTACTGCATATAGAATATATGAAAAAGCTTTAGAATTAGGAGTTGGAACAAAAATAGAGATATAG
- a CDS encoding AraC family transcriptional regulator: protein MREVEYYRDRNFPVFEIKSCDEMIHSSKQHAHQELSVGIVYRGSSVVYCERIKRKVESNNAVFIDSGVMHDCNPTNINEWKFKMLYLKRDWFESIMSMRHKGFTMNIKKMDDNDVSLINNMIHDLQSNCSEIEKETILISILDYLFKIEDYFSYKFYKDGHDIDASYKIKKFIDNNFTEKISLENLSEYSGFSKYHIIRLFRQNFNTTPHEYQILLRINYAKEELKKGKNISEITQSTGFFDQSHFTKKFKQYFGITPLKYLLSTN, encoded by the coding sequence ATGAGGGAAGTAGAGTATTATAGGGATAGGAACTTTCCTGTTTTTGAGATAAAGAGTTGCGATGAAATGATACATTCTTCTAAACAACATGCACATCAAGAACTATCTGTAGGAATAGTGTATAGAGGTTCGAGTGTAGTGTACTGTGAAAGAATAAAAAGAAAGGTTGAATCAAATAATGCTGTTTTTATAGATTCTGGAGTTATGCATGATTGTAATCCAACAAATATAAATGAATGGAAGTTTAAGATGTTATATTTAAAAAGAGATTGGTTTGAATCTATAATGAGTATGAGACATAAGGGATTTACTATGAATATAAAGAAAATGGATGATAATGATGTTAGCCTCATAAATAATATGATACACGATCTTCAAAGTAATTGTAGTGAAATAGAAAAGGAAACAATACTAATATCTATACTAGATTATCTGTTTAAGATAGAAGACTACTTTAGTTACAAGTTCTATAAAGATGGTCATGATATAGACGCAAGTTACAAAATTAAAAAGTTTATAGATAACAACTTTACAGAGAAGATTTCACTAGAGAACCTATCAGAGTATAGTGGATTTAGTAAGTATCATATAATTAGACTTTTTAGACAAAACTTTAATACTACTCCACATGAATATCAAATATTGTTACGAATTAATTATGCAAAAGAAGAATTAAAAAAGGGAAAGAACATTTCAGAAATTACTCAAAGTACAGGATTCTTTGATCAAAGTCATTTTACTAAAAAATTTAAGCAATACTTCGGAATTACTCCACTAAAATATTTATTATCTACTAACTAG
- a CDS encoding RNA polymerase sigma factor: MAIKDEELVREILNGNQSSMEVLVNRYYKLIHAVIYRNFGDYHIAMDLTQETFVKTLRKLETFEIDKGDFKGWILKIAINTSKDYYKSSYVKHNLPHESQSVYFSKETSEKDNIINILEKKEKRLQVKNAILSLPYEQRLALILRYYHDLKIKNIGDITDTNESTVKSRLRLGIEKLKKLLDRGEKNEKFKKEI; encoded by the coding sequence TTGGCAATAAAAGATGAAGAATTAGTACGAGAGATTCTTAATGGAAATCAATCATCGATGGAAGTTTTAGTAAACCGTTATTATAAACTGATTCACGCGGTTATATATAGGAACTTTGGAGATTATCATATAGCTATGGATTTAACTCAAGAAACATTTGTTAAGACACTTAGAAAATTAGAAACCTTCGAAATTGATAAAGGAGACTTTAAAGGATGGATTTTAAAAATAGCTATAAATACTTCTAAAGATTATTATAAGAGCTCATATGTAAAGCATAATTTGCCTCATGAATCTCAAAGTGTTTACTTTTCTAAAGAAACATCAGAAAAAGATAATATAATCAATATTTTAGAAAAGAAAGAAAAAAGATTACAGGTGAAGAACGCTATCTTATCATTACCATATGAGCAACGATTAGCACTTATATTAAGGTATTATCACGACTTAAAGATAAAAAATATAGGAGACATAACTGATACAAATGAATCTACTGTAAAATCAAGGCTAAGACTAGGAATAGAAAAACTTAAAAAATTGCTAGATAGAGGTGAAAAAAATGAAAAATTCAAAAAAGAAATTTAA
- a CDS encoding DUF2000 domain-containing protein yields MKCVMIIDKELPIGLIANTTAVLGLSLGGNTDGLIGPKVENKDNYTHIGITNIPIPILSSTKEQIKEIHNRLALENHNDITIIDFNSLAQKSKSYCDYVEKLNNTYLDDLNYLGICIYGPKKLINKISGNMSILK; encoded by the coding sequence ATGAAATGTGTAATGATAATAGATAAAGAATTGCCAATAGGACTAATTGCTAATACTACAGCTGTTCTTGGTTTAAGCCTAGGGGGAAATACTGATGGACTAATAGGACCGAAAGTTGAGAATAAGGATAATTATACACATATAGGGATTACAAATATTCCTATACCTATTTTATCTAGCACTAAAGAACAGATTAAAGAAATACATAATAGACTAGCGTTAGAAAATCACAATGATATAACTATAATAGACTTTAATTCATTAGCTCAGAAATCAAAGAGTTATTGTGATTATGTAGAAAAACTAAACAACACTTATTTAGATGATTTAAATTATTTAGGAATATGTATATATGGACCTAAAAAATTAATAAATAAAATAAGTGGCAACATGAGTATTTTGAAATAG
- a CDS encoding GNAT family N-acetyltransferase: MGKPVVKEDTECSIDFLTTDVNYRRKGIATQLIGYIYKDMNYESYLLEVFSTNTNAKRLYEKLGFETQEIQKNIFIRLRGLGSIIKMKKYVNKK, translated from the coding sequence ATGGGAAAACCTGTAGTAAAAGAAGACACAGAGTGTTCTATCGACTTTCTTACTACGGATGTCAATTATAGAAGAAAAGGCATTGCTACGCAACTTATTGGTTACATATATAAAGATATGAATTATGAAAGTTATCTTCTAGAGGTATTTAGTACTAACACAAATGCAAAAAGATTATATGAAAAACTTGGATTTGAAACACAAGAAATTCAAAAAAACATTTTTATAAGGTTACGTGGTTTAGGTTCAATAATAAAGATGAAAAAATACGTAAACAAGAAATAA